The Deltaproteobacteria bacterium sequence CCATGGAGGGGACCATCATCGCCGCCGGTCCCGGCCGCAAGGACGAGGACGGCAAGCTCCATCCCCTCGACGTCAAGGCCGGCGACAAGGTCATATTCAGCAAGTACGCCGGCTCGGAGATCAAGATCGAGGGCGAGGAATACCTCATAATGAGGGAGGAGGACATCCTCGGCATCGTCGAGAACTGATCCCCCCGACCATCGAGACCACGTCTTTTCGCAAATCCAAGGAGGTTATGTAAAATGGCAGCAAAGGAGATATCTTTCAGTCACAGCGCGCGCAGCTCCATTCTCAAGGGAGTCAACACGCTTGCCGACACCGTGAAGGTCACCCTCGGCCCGAGGGGCCGCAACGTGGTGATAGAGAAGAGCTTCGGCTCGCCCACCATCACCAAGGACGGCGTGACCGTGGCCAAGGAGATAGAGCTGGAGAACAAGTTCGAGAACATGGGCGCCCAGATGGTCAAGGAGGTGGCCAGCAAGACCTCCGACGTGGCCGGTGACGGCACCACAACGGCCACGGTGCTCGCCCAGGCCATCTTCCGCGAGGGCACCAAGCTCGTAGCCGCCGGCCACAACCCCATGGACCTCAAGCGCGGCATCGACAAGG is a genomic window containing:
- a CDS encoding co-chaperone GroES — translated: MNIRPLHDRVIVQRASEEEKTKGGIIIPDSAKETPMEGTIIAAGPGRKDEDGKLHPLDVKAGDKVIFSKYAGSEIKIEGEEYLIMREEDILGIVEN